The Zingiber officinale cultivar Zhangliang chromosome 2A, Zo_v1.1, whole genome shotgun sequence genomic sequence cttGTGAAGTTTCCATTCATCTATTTGTTCCCTTTATATATTGGTCTCATTTTAGTCAAGTTTTGACAAATCATCGCAGGTTCATTAATGAACATCATAGATTGAAACATCAATAGAGCAAAAAAGCTATTTGTATATGTGAACTTAGACATTGATAATAAACTAGTTTCCTTATTCTACTGGCTTCAATATCTTCTCTTTCAGTTTTTCCATGTGAccatttctcctttttttttttatcatatctaACTCAAGAGATGTTAATTCTCGCGCAGATGTTTCTCAGAACCCAGAGTTGCTTAAGAAATTAGCATCCTTGGTTGATGAAGGAGATGATTTCGATTGTCCAGTTTGCCTTTCTCCACCTCAGAGGGTTGTCATTACTTGTTGTGCTCACATATTTTGTCAAGCCTGCATACTGAAAACCCTAAAACAGGTCAATGCCCGTTGTCCCATCTGTCGTCATTCCTTATCGAAAACTGACCTTTTTGTGGTGCCGCAAACAAAATCCTTCAATGACGACATGTCAAAAGCTCACTCAAGAAATAGGCCATTATCTTCAAAAGTCACTACCTTGTTGAAACTTCTATTAGCAGACAAGGAGCAGAATCCCTTGACAAAATCTGTCATCTTCTCACAGTTCAGGAAGATGCTTATTTTGCTTCAAGAGCCACTTAAGGAAGCCGGTTTTGTGGTTTTGCAATTGGATGGTTCGATGAGCACAAAAAAGAGGACTGAGGTGATAAAGAAATTCACAGCATCTGGTCCTGGAACACCAATGATTCTACTCGCCAGTCTAAAGGCTGCAGGTGCTGGAATAAACCTCGCAGCGGCATCCCGAGTCTACCTTTTCGAGCCATGGTGGAATCCTGCAGTCGAGGAGCAAGCGATGGACAGAGTGCATAGAATTGGGCAACGTGAAGAAGTGAAGGTCGTGAGGATGATAGTGAAGGACAGCATCGAGGAGAGGATTCTGATGTTGcaggaaaagaagaagagcttaGCGAGTGGTGCTTTTGGGAAGAAATCAACAAATGATCAACAGCGAATGCGCATTGAAGATTTACGCATTATGATGCACATCTAAGTGAACATCTCATCATTTCAGACGGCTACTTTTGAGAAGGTAAAACTCTTAGCGTCCACATGAAATTTTGCTAGCTTTCCTTGAATTGGTATGAAAGTGATATATAACGTGACTCTTTAAGGTGTGAATCATCAAACTTGTAGGTTTTCTTTCAGCTGTTTCCTTTAAGGATTTATAGTGATGAAATTTTGGATAGTATTTAATAAGTACCCTCGATCTGTTTCACTTAATAGAATTGATAATGAATAGGATAGTTATTttaagaaaatgagcagactaATAACTATGTAAAAATTGTTACTTCTTGCTCATTTTCAGACCAATCTCATGAACAATTATTTGCTAAAAACTTTATCCTGCATGGGCAGACTAATAATATTCCCGTTGTTGCTAACCTTGCTCGAGCAAACTTGATCCTGCTAAAACTCTTTTATTTGCTACAATCTCTTTTTTTTCCCTTGGTAATCAACAATTATATTCTACtgttttggcctttttctttcaaAATCCCTTCATTGTTCGTCTTTCCTTCAATTGACTCTTCAAATCTCTCATACATGGTATTTTTCAgtgttttattttttgatgtatttattattttctttactttTATATTTGGTAGAGGAAGACATGAATGGCTCTTGGAACCACAGAAAGTGTAATCAGAAGGCACAATTATATTTTATCAGAAATTAATTGACTAATTTGAGTCAAGTTGACGCAAATAAATAATCAGGGAAGTAGTAGCTACCAAGAAATCAATGCTTTGCTTCATCATTTTAATTCACCACACATGTCAACgtatttcatttttatttctagTCAACTTTATTATATATCTAGTTTAATCATACTCTTCACCATTAATTAGTGTTTTTGATAATCCTCTTTAAAATGtgtaaaaaatttattatgatgtttgtttatttatagCCGTGACTGGCTTCACTGCTTTGATGCAATGAGTAAATCGTTCAATTAAGATTGATATTAATTGAAGCATTTTAAATGATCTGGATTTGAAGTGATGTTTAGAGATTAATAATGGCTGTTATAGTAGCAATAGGTGATtcaaagaagtttttttttttagggTATATGCTTATCGAGCATTGATCTCTAGTCAATTGAGTATCTTGTGGAGATTAAGGGTATAAATAAATCAAATCGATCTAGCtgaataatatgaaaatattgatatttgaatttgagtttgaaaaatatatataaagtatTTGAATCTCAACTTGAAactcaaaaatataaataatttgggAGCTCGATTTAAATTGGTTGAGCATACTTGAATTATAATTTCAaatgatttaaatttgaatttaatccaaattattttaatcttaatttaaatatatccaagttaaaattatgtaaaataattagaatttaaCTCGACtcgaataattaaataaaatattgtaGGTTTAAATtcgatttgaaaaattattgaataTGTTTTAGTGCGGTgcgaatttgataattttaaaaataaatcaaatatttttttgaccCGTGAAAAATTTGTGAATCGGGTCGATTTGTTTGCGCTCTAGTGTGGACGTGGATTGTTTTCATATTCATTGGAGTGACGAACGTGTTAGAGCTTTCCTAACCATTAGAGTTCCATAGTTGACTTGGTAAATAGTAagtactttttattttaataaaagttgACTTTGTGGTTGTTAAGTAGAGATTATATGTGTGCCTCTATAAgtttaattgatatttaatgcattctttattttattttaaaaatctcgaccttatatttttatttttttacactaGATAAGTAATTAATTCATAATCATTTTTCTATCGAAAtgccattttctttttatttcatttaaattttatatcTTTCTCTCTACTTATTAGATTTAGGGGtaaattatcttaaactcataAACTCAACTTTCTTTTCCGTCTCTATGttagaaaaaatttaactaatttttcttTGTTTCGATCTCTAATacactaatttatttaattatattcatcttttagatattaaaaaaaatctaaaatagaatataattcctcttaaatttaatatatttaaattgaaatttaGTATATCAAGtgagtatgatttttttttcacatGACTAATTTTAAATGATattgaatttaagagaaattatatcattatttttagatcaaaattttttattattttttataagtacaaaaaatttaaaatgagatATAATTTCTTCTAAATTCAATATTATTTAATCTCaagtatatcaatcgattggttaagcAAGAAAGTGgtgtttaatttgataaaaaatatattatatttaaatttaatataaattcaatattatttaatctcaaatatatcaatcgattggttaagcAAGAAAGTGgtgtttaatttgataaaaaatatattatatttaaatttaaatatgctgTACTTTGGAGAAATTATATCTTATTTTTAAATCTTTAtaccttaaaaaaaataatgacaaGTAGGTAAGagtggaaataaaaaaaattgcatgTAGGGAGTGAGAATGAAAATTTTTTAAGGTAAGGACTGAAAAGGAGGTTGAGTTTGTTATTagaaattttagaataatttacGATAGATTTAACCTGGTTTGACTAAACTTGTAACGACCAAACTGAAGGTTATGTGATTGGCTTAGGTAAATAATGACAATTAGATAAATCGATGTATATTAGAtagttgaaataaaaaaaaaattacatgtaGAGAGTGGGAATGAAAATTTTCTAACGTAAGGattgaaaaagaaattgagtttgTTATTATGAATTTTAGGATAATTTAGGATAGATTTAACCTGATTTGACTAAACTTGTAACGACTAAACTGAAGGTTATGTGATTGGCTTAGGTACAGTATCTCTATCGACCTAGATCAAACTGAAGGTTATGTGATTGGCTTAGGTACAGTATCTCTATCGACCTAGATCAAACTGAAGGTTATGTGATTGGCTTAGGTACAATGACGACCTAGTCCAAACTAGAGTGATATGTCAAacatttttcaatatttttattttcttatcaaATTACTTCTTTCTTAAATTAAAGTATCAACATAGAGGATATTTTCtattgataaaatattgtttaaaaatattaaattttgtgatcattattattattttgcaaggtatataataataataataataatagtaataataataataataatttttttataaaaaacataaattatATTCCAAAATTGCTATCCTTTAATTGTCCGACGAATAACTACATTTATTAGTTCAAATATATGGTAAGTTTTTACTATATCTCACGTTAGAAAGTTCATTATTTTGTAATATTAAACAGATAGTTTTTGTAACTTTATATAATAATATCATTTTtccattaaattattttataatataaataaaaatatcagtGACTGAaaattggaaagagtaaaatgctaagaattttaaaattataaatattctatagaTCTGTTCCACTAACACCACATCTCGGCCGTCCATTTCACCGAGTCAACGACGGCGACCCTTCGCCGTTGCCTCGTCACTTCGTCTTCCCGTCTACACTTGTTATTTTACTGGAAATGATTAAATCCTCACGAATCCAATCCGTCGACGAGTCCGATCGAAATCTACGATCGCGATCCTGGGCGATGCGAGTATTCGTAACCGTCTTGCGTATTTAGATCGATCAAAAACACGGTTTTTGTTATTTTAATCTGCAATTTTGTTTTAAAGGAGGAAGGCAAGCAAGGATTAGGTCCTTTCCCTTCCTCCAATCCCCCTCTCGCTTTCCTCCTATTTGCGGGCGAGAAAAGGGAAATCATTATTGCGGTTTAAGGCGAGGAAGAACATTGAACCAAAAGGCATCTCTTCTGACAATTTTTCCTACTCATTTGCTTTTGAAtcttctcttcattttctttgtttttttttttttttctcttttttggaaaaaaaaaagttcTTTTGGATGTTTGTGCGGAGCGTAGAGGAGACGGCGTTTTTGTTTTGGGGCAAAAAGTTGGAATTTTGCAGGTTTTTAAGTCGTCTGTTATCGCCAAAAAGATTTACTTGCTTCTGCTCTTGGAATGAAATTGGTTGAATTTGTTGCAGAAATCGCTCCGGTCGGCAGAGCATTCGTCGATCGTGATTTGATCTTTCCTCCGGTTTGGTTCCTGTTTACGTTCATCGATCGTGATTTCTCCCTGCGTGGTTCGCTCGCTGGCGCCGGCGCCCCTTTCCTCCATGTCGGGATCGCTCGAGTACTGGCGCAAGTTCTTCCGCAGCTGCGAGGGCGATATCTTCGAGGTGGTGGAGCACGCCGTCATGGTGGCGGCGTCGGACTACCCCGACGAGTTCCGGAGCCGAAGGGATCAGTTGGCGGAGAAACTCTTCACCGCCCTGCTGCCGCCCCGGTGCTTCGGTTGCGGAGACGCTGCCGGCGGGGAGGAAGGCGACGACAGCGTAAAGATGGATGATGTGGGAAAACAAACCAACAACGACGACGACAACGGGCCCGAGGACCTGAACAGGATCGTCAGCAACTACAGCTACGACGAGGCAGAGGCGCTCACGGAGGAGATCGAAGAGGCCAACGAGATAGTCACGGAGGTCTCTAGGATAAAGGAGATCCTTGTCAACTATCAAGATGAGGTCTGTTCCTCTCTCTTCTCTCAGAACCTCCATTTCCTGTATGCCTTCGATGTTCCACGTATATTGTTCGATACATTGTCTAGCTAGTTTTCAGAATTGTGAACAAGGCTTATCGATAATCTTTGCTACTCCATGAGTTAACTTTTCATTTTTGTGCAGTCTGATAATGTGTTGTTCGAATCCTTGAGGAGGTTGCAGCTGATGGAGCTTTCTGTAGAAGTACTTATGGTGAGGAATAGAAGTATCATTCTTTTAGAGTTTTCTTGATTGTTGCTTTCTTTAGTGATGCATggtgtgttcttaatcctgaaTCCATCTATTTTGGTCCTAGGCGACAGCGATTGGGAGGGCAGTAAGTGGTGTTCGAAAACACAACTCGAAGCAAGTTCGCCATCTTGCACGAACACTTATTGAGTAAGTTTCTCCTTATGTATCAAGTTTATTTTGAAGCTAGAAAGAAAATGCACTAGGGTGTTTGATCTATGATTCATCACGGAATACTCTTACATAGACACTCCAATCCAACACCTCTATTGATCATGTGTAGGACTTTTTAGAAATAGCAGAATCCGACAATAAAATGGACATTCTTGTCGTTACTCGTATTATATTTGGTTTTTGGTAGATCCCTTAATCAATATTGCTATCTGAATGTACTTATCCTAATATCCCGATCGAATTAATTACTTCATTTATGCATGATGGGATATTTCCTAATTTTTCTATCAACTTTGTCGGCTTATAGTACATTAATAAGCATGCCTAACCATACTTCTGTTGCCGTAGCGGTTGGAAGCTTTTGGCTGATGAATGGGCAAGTGCTACAGCTAACATTCCAGGTAAATAATCGCTTACTTTCTTGCTCataatgatttcttttatttgTCGTTACGAAGTAATTATTTGCAGATAATTCTCCGGATTCAATAAATCTTCCTATGGAAGATGAGGAAGGTCTCCCTTTCCCTCCATTAGATGAGGGAGCTCTATTAGCAACCCAAACAGCTCCTATGCATCTGTCTGAGGTACAAACCAATAAATATTTTGGATAATAGTAATTGTTCAATCGATCGATAGGACGTGGAAATGAACTAACTTGTTTCTATTTCCTGTCCTGCTGTGCTGTTGGATTTGAAGTTCTTTGATGAAATGGATGAGGATGGAAGTGTGTAACTTCGCTTTTCcctgctctttttttttttattattagtctGTTTCATATGTGGATGAGCAATCAATCGACTTGAAAATTCTGCAGATTTCAGAAATATGGATGTTTTCAAAGGGAAGAGGGAAAATGATCGAAACATACAAATCAAAGATCCGGAGCAGAAACAGCAGCCCCCAAAGCAAGCAACCGTCTTCAAAGATAAAGGAGAGACAAGGCGGCAAGCACAAGCAGTTACAACCGAGTTAAAGGAAGATTCAAGCAGGCAAGAACCACGACGTTTATCTATTCCTGAAGCTAAAGGAGGAGTGAAGCAGCAACAATCGGTCGTCAAACAAGTTCGAGAAACATTTACTAGCCAGGCAAAGCAAAAAATGGCTGTTTCTGGCCCTGGTAGACTGTCAAAGCTGGTCCCTGAGCAAAAAGCTGGCACTGAGTCGAAACAGATTCATGGCAATTCCACACTTCGCAGGAAGTCGTCCTCTGTTGCTCCGCAAGACGTAAGTTTAATTTTTGCTGGTTTTTTGATGCATTCAGATAGCGTTGTGTTGGGAGTGTACCAAACTAGTAAGAAATTCATCTCGATGGCAGAAAACAAAGAACTCTGAGGATGCTCAGATACGAGCAAAGCTAGAAATCGCGAAGAGGAAGCTTCAAGAAGGCTACCAGCAAGCAGAAAATGGTTTGTTTCAATACTAGGGATCTCTCGTTTAACGCTACATATGATTATCAAACTGATGGACAATTGGCATTCACCTATTTGCAGCGAAAAAACAACGAACGATACAAGTAATGGAGCTGCACGATCTACCAAAAAAGGTAGTCAGTAAGCCACCATTCGCGAAATCCAGAAACCAAGTCAGGAGTTGGGCAAATGGTCGGCGCTAGTGACTAACTTACTGCCATGACTCTTCTGTGTTCGTCACAGCAAAATTATCTGCAGGTGTCGACCGACTCCAATGCTCGAGCTCAACAGACAAAAAAATGAATATTTATTTCCCTTCGATTTATATTTTGTTATGATGGAGTCTCTAAAACACTGAGATGAGAAGGTGATCCAATGGTTCATAAAGTCATTGCTAAGAAACAAAACTTGGAAAGTATACATGTCTTCAAATGCTTCAGATCATTGTTTATTGGCAGATTACAACTGTGTATAAGGGCATAAACAAATTGCCAATCAGTTGATGATTTTTCTAAtatcaaaaatgaaaaaaaaaactcattttgtTGTTGATATTTGCAAATTACTTGGTTTATCAAGCTTCAGTTTCGATCTATTTGCATTGTGTTCCTTTGTAGTAGTCAGTAGTATATGTGCATTGTGCTCCTTGTAGTCAGTGGTATATGACCAGTCATTTATCAAGGAAAGTAGTATACGAACAAGTACTTTATTAAGGAAACAGTTTGTtgtatcttttttaatattcttgttttttgttttttgtttttttaaaaacattttcattttttttaaaaatttttacatAGAGAAGTTCATTATATAATAATAGCAACAAAAACAATAACCTTCACCTCACAAGCCTCTCATGTGATTTAGAAGGGAGGTTATCTTAAAGGAAGGTAAATCATAGGATTTAGTCTAggtcctttatatagggctaGATAGTTTATCATGCATTTCACACATGTTAAAAATTGATCACATAATCTATTACAATAATATTACATGCAAGTATCAATATATATGATAaacatttttatttaaaaaaaaaatcataaaaagtcTACTTTGAAGACAAttaatgaaaataaatttaagaaaattgttcatgtattagttttaaataaatttctatttagtccaaatgatttattttttaataaaatccgGTTTGGATTCGAAGTTTGAACCGGATCTTAAACCGGGGTAATATTGGATACCGAACCGGTGAAGTCGGCGGGCGCTATCCAGTGTGCTGGTTTCAATTATTAGGATGGATTTGACGGTTTCCGTTGAGAATTCTTATTGGTTGACCAAAAAACGCGCGTGGACTTATCATTCTCTCATTGGCTGGTCAAATCTTGTTCCAGTACTTGCCTTAGCAAATCAATTTTGAatcttttaatattattattattattattaaatttttatttttataattgatactaaatatTCAATTTACACGTCCATCCAAAATTTAAAATGCACTCACAATGAACGGTCTTAACAGTCCggcatttttaaattaattatttattttaaaaaatcatctaTTAATTTACTAAAATTGCAATTCGATCCTTAAGAGGTGCAAATTAAGAAGTGCCCAACCATGAACAATTACTCGGGGCGACTTAATCAAACTAACTTGTAAAGGCTAAATTTTATCAACctattaatttgttttttttttttcattttctaaataaaaaatagCAATCCAacgagaaaaaaaattattaaagtagCTTTAGAACTCAACTTAAACCAATTTacagagattaaaaaaaaatggtgGATACGAGCCGGTTCCATGGCCATCACAATTCACAAGAAGGTAATCAAGAGCACAATAATTATACATATGGTAAAAAAGTAACAATTCGTCCTAGATCAATATAAAAGAAGTAAATTATGGAtaactactagtcattagtataaATGATCAAGACATAGAGGAGGACATGCTCAGACGTACCAAATTTTGACCCTAAGACCTCATATGACAACATCCTATACTTTAACCACTGCATCGTTCCGAGGGAACGCACAATAATCAAACATTTTATGGGGCCTTAGGCAAGTGATGAACCCTTATTCATAATTGATCTCTGTCCATTATAGATAAAATAATTATATGCTGGCTATATGCAGCACACCCAAGGATAGATTGTTCGTTAGATACAAAATGTCCATCAACAATTTTTTACAGATACTGTTGTTGCCGAGTAAATCCTATTTACCACTCTTTTAAATAATGGAGGTCACTAGAGGACCCATCAAGATGATCATCAGCCAAAATATGAAAACTACACTAGAAAAAAAGGCAAATAgatatgatcctgtccaaaaattATGAAGAAGGCTGGCTGAGGATATGACTTTTGGGTTGACTACTTGTAGACCTCACTCCACTTTGCAACACAAGaaacgtcagtgtcgagccaggaaaggggtccccggcgttggtcctccaacgctcaagtcagtcatccgAAAAATGAAGGGAAGTGGAGCAACAGTAAGCATAggcgtgaatagtgaataacgcgtacctccgcTGGTGCATGAACCTCCCCTTTACATAGTGCCCCAGTGAGCGACGTGCACGCGCCACAAGGCGCAGGCAAGCTTCCCTAACCGTCCTATGAAATGGCATGTCAGGAAAGTAtttctgacaccataccttaacaagaCATGCAAATCACTGAtgcgacagtagaagcttccgtcgtacgatctacCTGTTGATCATGCCTCGTTATTAGTGGCATTATCTCCCAAAGAGATAAAAAGAGATATAAAGGGGATCTCACTATTTGGTCAAGTGGGAAAGCCGCTCGGTCGAGGATCCCTACCTCGTCGACCTGAGCCGATCTTCTCCATAATCCTTCAGCCCAGTTGATTGTTTTCGCCCGACTGGACCAGCGCTTTGGTTACCTTAGTGTTCCTCCACTTCATAATGAGCATCTGATGTTCTGGCCACAGTGCTCTTGGCTATCTAGGTGTTCCGCTTGGACAAACCACTTGTTGATCGGACACTTCATGCCTAATCAGCAACTGTAATAGACCTTCGCTCGATCACCTTTGGTGAGCCTGTTGGTTCTTTGACGTTGACcgccttgattttgacctccatgTTGACTAATATCTCCGCACTTCACCCATACTTGGTGGACCCCCTTTATCACTGTATCACAAGCTTCccatcaagtctagtcgaaggaggctgtaagtccgactgactggatatGTAGTGTCTTTGGTGACCTCCTGATCGGGCATTCCCTTTTCTTAAGTCTTCGATCGGCTTATATTATCTTCATAGTCGTTGTTTGACATTATCTTACTGACTTGAGTGTGTAGCTGCCGCTTGGATCTAACTTCACAAGCTTGGGTTTTGAGACGATGCTCGGCTATTATATAGTTAGAGATCTGTGCCGATTGGGGTGGTTGCCAGTGACACTTAATGATTTTTTCACATCTCGTCGCTTTCTTGGACGAGCGCCTTGAAATAGTCGCTGACGCTATCTCAATTTCTGGAAGACTATACAAATCTCCGATCATTATAGTGAGCACGCCACCCATGCCTTTTAATTACATCCCATTTATGCGTCCCCGTAGCCGGCTGCCACGTGTCCCACTTTATGTCACCGCACGTCTGACGTGACAAGCAGATATTCGCTGATGATGTGACAGACGCCTTTTCAAATTTCATGACCAAATCTTGTCATCACTTTTCGTAACCCTTGATCAGACAGCCCAGAGCGCCTGTCCCCTAGGTTTATGAACCTTTCTTCACCGTTGTATATCATCTGCATCGCATTTCCTCTCCGCCGTGCAAGCTCTTCGTCGCCCTCCTTCTTCGTCACCTTTCGCCGTCAGTATTTCACAGTAAgctctttcttctcctctccATTTGCTCCTTGATTGACCGTCAACCTCTAgtttttgtttcttgctattttcCATGGCTAccacttctcctcctcctccactaATCGATGAACTATGGTATACATCCATCGAGTCCAACTTTAACGACGACGAGATAATGCAAATGCAAATGTCCTACCACATTTATGATGATAATCAGATAATTATTCCAACCACACATGCCCGACCACATATGTCGCCGAATGGTTGCCTTACTTATTTTAAGGATTAGTTTTTGACCGGTCTGCATTTATCGATCCATCCTTTTTTCTCAACTATCTGTAGATACTTCCACATTTCCTTACCTTagttagtgtcgaactccttcaGGCTTCTATGTGGGGTAGTAGTCTTATTCCGCCTATACGGTATCCCGCTCGCCCGTCATAtcttccattatttctattaccccaaactTTTTAAGGCAGGGACCTTTTTGCTACAGGCCCGAATGGGCTATGTGTTCTTTGAGAAGGTGTCTACTTCTAACAAACACTAGAATGAACAATACTTTTATGTTCGCCTTCCCAAGCGGCCATCCTTCCTGACCGACCGGCAGATGGAGCCGATGGGGCTTCCCGCTCTGCGCAAGTATCATTGGGAGCCGACTTATCTAGAGGCTGCTGCTCATCTTGTCAGTCAGAAATATCATATACACAAGGTGCTACACGAAGGAGTTTATACATTTTTGGACTAAGTCCCCATCGTTCAAAGTTGTCTAGCTCGTTAGGTAAACTATTTCTTCCTCTATCACTTTAAAATCTTActgattttattttcatttttgcaGCCAAAGTCATGTTGAAGTCCCTGCTGAGTGGTAAGAGCAAACTCCCCGCAGCTGAGATCAACTCTCGCGGTGCCGTCGAACTAGAAAGTCACGCCAACAGGATCTTTTGGGCCAGTAATCTGCCGCTCGGGTGACTTTCGCaggagccttgatgaacctcttgtAAGATATATTCAACGCCCTCAG encodes the following:
- the LOC122041582 gene encoding probable mediator of RNA polymerase II transcription subunit 26b, encoding MSGSLEYWRKFFRSCEGDIFEVVEHAVMVAASDYPDEFRSRRDQLAEKLFTALLPPRCFGCGDAAGGEEGDDSVKMDDVGKQTNNDDDNGPEDLNRIVSNYSYDEAEALTEEIEEANEIVTEVSRIKEILVNYQDESDNVLFESLRRLQLMELSVEVLMATAIGRAVSGVRKHNSKQVRHLARTLIDGWKLLADEWASATANIPDNSPDSINLPMEDEEGLPFPPLDEGALLATQTAPMHLSEFFDEMDEDGNFRNMDVFKGKRENDRNIQIKDPEQKQQPPKQATVFKDKGETRRQAQAVTTELKEDSSRQEPRRLSIPEAKGGVKQQQSVVKQVRETFTSQAKQKMAVSGPGRLSKLVPEQKAGTESKQIHGNSTLRRKSSSVAPQDKTKNSEDAQIRAKLEIAKRKLQEGYQQAENAKKQRTIQVMELHDLPKKVVSKPPFAKSRNQVRSWANGRR